Proteins encoded by one window of Conger conger chromosome 1, fConCon1.1, whole genome shotgun sequence:
- the calhm6 gene encoding calcium homeostasis modulator protein 6 isoform X2: protein MDKLKAVLSIAKTQQTTLGFGLVALLTAGGEQVFSAVVFRCPCSSWNFAYGTVFLLVPALVLLILGYILSNKTWKMFTGLCFRKRTPFRLRNTCVFLKMFMQISTTAMVAPVSWIAVALLNGIYFECARTGLNSTLFQDYLCLGKAPQCQSELHRFPCGKSSVPEKEDVLATIRAESQVLGWLLIASIMTAALLLTCVARCRSPISYVQLKFWQVYAQKESDLLDRYAAEHAQNLAERNLTSFFQQKPPEVFVTPDRNAWEKVSSFFHFSTKKLHYSILHKYVETDLGPTGARRPSGVSEGGDLAIPTVLSFVDEGRAIL, encoded by the exons ATGGATAAATTAAAAGCGGTGCTTAGTATTGCGAAAACACAGCAAACGACCCTGGGATTCGGTCTCGTGGCATTGTTAACGGCGGGGGGAGAGCAAGTCTTTTCGGCGGTAGTGTTCAGGTGTCCTTGCAGCTCGTGGAACTTTGCCTATGGTACAGTGTTTTTGCTCGTGCCAGCTCTGGTGCTGCTGATTTTAGGGTACATTCTTAGCAATAAAACCTGGAAAATGTTCACAGGTCTCTGTTTTCGTAAACGCACCCCATTCCGTTTGAGAAACACCTgcgtgtttttaaaaatgtttatgcaGATTAGCACCACTGCGATGGTTGCTCCCGTTAGCTGGATAGCGGTCGCGCTTCTAAATGGCATTTATTTTGAGTGTGCCCGGACTGGTTTAAATTCGACCCTATTCCAGGATTATCTATGTTTAGGCAAAGCACCACAGTGTCAGAGCGAGCTCCACAGGTTTCCTTGTGGAAAGTCTTCTGTCCCTGAGAAGGAGGATGTCCTGGCGACTATTCGCGCCGAGTCGCAG GTTCTTGGCTGGTTGCTGATTGCCTCCATAATGACTGCAGCCCTGCTGTTAACGTGTGTGGCCAGGTGTCGTTCTCCAATCAGCTACGTGCAGCTGAAGTTCTGGCAGGTGTACGCTCAGAAAGAATCGGACTTGCTGGACAGGTATGCAGCTGAGCATGCCCAGAACCTTGCGGAAAGGAACCTGACCAGCTTCTTCCAGCAGAAGCCCCCTGAGGTATTTGTCACACCTGACAGAAATGCCTGGGAAAAGGTTTCCTCCTTCTTTCACTTCAGCACAAAGAAACTGCACTATAGTATCCTGCACAAGTATGTGGAGACTGACCTGGGCCCCACTGGTGCACGCAGACCCTCTGGCGTGTCAGAGGGGGGAGACCTCGCCATCCCGACCGTGCTCAGCTTTGTGGATGAGGGGAGGGCAATCCTGTGA
- the calhm6 gene encoding calcium homeostasis modulator protein 6 isoform X1: MDKLKAVLSIAKTQQTTLGFGLVALLTAGGEQVFSAVVFRCPCSSWNFAYGTVFLLVPALVLLILGYILSNKTWKMFTGLCFRKRTPFRLRNTCVFLKMFMQISTTAMVAPVSWIAVALLNGIYFECARTGLNSTLFQDYLCLGKAPQCQSELHRFPCGKSSVPEKEDVLATIRAESQVLGWLLIASIMTAALLLTCVARCRSPISYVQLKFWQVYAQKESDLLDRRPKHRPGDIQKMLFISVRDSKPGNTVNTVPHRDARGESQKQSKGQISKRSERQRYKGVGINKNKKITANKTEGNRKTRSQVKGVSVISSITGLLVIGTEILINVLAMCTTETGVWE, encoded by the exons ATGGATAAATTAAAAGCGGTGCTTAGTATTGCGAAAACACAGCAAACGACCCTGGGATTCGGTCTCGTGGCATTGTTAACGGCGGGGGGAGAGCAAGTCTTTTCGGCGGTAGTGTTCAGGTGTCCTTGCAGCTCGTGGAACTTTGCCTATGGTACAGTGTTTTTGCTCGTGCCAGCTCTGGTGCTGCTGATTTTAGGGTACATTCTTAGCAATAAAACCTGGAAAATGTTCACAGGTCTCTGTTTTCGTAAACGCACCCCATTCCGTTTGAGAAACACCTgcgtgtttttaaaaatgtttatgcaGATTAGCACCACTGCGATGGTTGCTCCCGTTAGCTGGATAGCGGTCGCGCTTCTAAATGGCATTTATTTTGAGTGTGCCCGGACTGGTTTAAATTCGACCCTATTCCAGGATTATCTATGTTTAGGCAAAGCACCACAGTGTCAGAGCGAGCTCCACAGGTTTCCTTGTGGAAAGTCTTCTGTCCCTGAGAAGGAGGATGTCCTGGCGACTATTCGCGCCGAGTCGCAG GTTCTTGGCTGGTTGCTGATTGCCTCCATAATGACTGCAGCCCTGCTGTTAACGTGTGTGGCCAGGTGTCGTTCTCCAATCAGCTACGTGCAGCTGAAGTTCTGGCAGGTGTACGCTCAGAAAGAATCGGACTTGCTGGACAG gagacccaaacacagaccaggggatattcagaaaatgttgtttatttcagtccGAGATTCAAAGCCAGGTAATACAGTAAACACAGTGCCACATCGAGATGCAAGAGGGGAGTCACAAAAACAGTCCAAAGGTCAAATATCCAAGAGATCagaaaggcagaggtacaaaggAGTAggcataaacaaaaacaaaaaaatcacagcaaacaaaacagaagggaatAGGAAAACTCGAAGTCAGGTAAAGGGTGTCTCGGTAATCTCAAGTATAACAGGCTTACTAGTAATCGGCACTGAAATATTGATCAACGTTCTGGCAATGTGTACTACTGAGACTGGGGTTTGGGAGTGa
- the calhm6 gene encoding calcium homeostasis modulator protein 6 isoform X3, with amino-acid sequence MDKLKAVLSIAKTQQTTLGFGLVALLTAGGEQVFSAVVFRCPCSSWNFAYGTVFLLVPALVLLILGYILSNKTWKMFTGLCFRKRTPFRLRNTCVFLKMFMQISTTAMVAPVSWIAVALLNGIYFECARTGLNSTLFQDYLCLGKAPQCQSELHRFPCGKSSVPEKEDVLATIRAESQVLGWLLIASIMTAALLLTCVARCRSPISYVQLKFWQVYAQKESDLLDRYAAEHAQNLAERNLTSFFQQKPPEETQTQTRGYSENVVYFSPRFKAR; translated from the exons ATGGATAAATTAAAAGCGGTGCTTAGTATTGCGAAAACACAGCAAACGACCCTGGGATTCGGTCTCGTGGCATTGTTAACGGCGGGGGGAGAGCAAGTCTTTTCGGCGGTAGTGTTCAGGTGTCCTTGCAGCTCGTGGAACTTTGCCTATGGTACAGTGTTTTTGCTCGTGCCAGCTCTGGTGCTGCTGATTTTAGGGTACATTCTTAGCAATAAAACCTGGAAAATGTTCACAGGTCTCTGTTTTCGTAAACGCACCCCATTCCGTTTGAGAAACACCTgcgtgtttttaaaaatgtttatgcaGATTAGCACCACTGCGATGGTTGCTCCCGTTAGCTGGATAGCGGTCGCGCTTCTAAATGGCATTTATTTTGAGTGTGCCCGGACTGGTTTAAATTCGACCCTATTCCAGGATTATCTATGTTTAGGCAAAGCACCACAGTGTCAGAGCGAGCTCCACAGGTTTCCTTGTGGAAAGTCTTCTGTCCCTGAGAAGGAGGATGTCCTGGCGACTATTCGCGCCGAGTCGCAG GTTCTTGGCTGGTTGCTGATTGCCTCCATAATGACTGCAGCCCTGCTGTTAACGTGTGTGGCCAGGTGTCGTTCTCCAATCAGCTACGTGCAGCTGAAGTTCTGGCAGGTGTACGCTCAGAAAGAATCGGACTTGCTGGACAGGTATGCAGCTGAGCATGCCCAGAACCTTGCGGAAAGGAACCTGACCAGCTTCTTCCAGCAGAAGCCCCCTGAG gagacccaaacacagaccaggggatattcagaaaatgttgtttatttcagtccGAGATTCAAAGCCAGGTAA